A portion of the Desulfurobacterium indicum genome contains these proteins:
- a CDS encoding LysE family translocator: MIKIAFTLFIVWTLLLLTPGPDFILVMKNTISGGYKNGFLTILGITSGIVIHTLTAIFGICILSQNPTLFKIVKTVGSLYLIYIGISGFYQMKKQQESLNIEEEKNTPAKKSFREGFFCNILNPKLPLILLGIFTQLIPPQTPTHIKILFGMEIVATSFIMWNIVSLLLGNKYILSKLTKIEKEILFMANLVLILLGGYELTF; encoded by the coding sequence ATGATCAAAATAGCTTTTACGCTGTTTATAGTATGGACACTCTTGCTTTTAACTCCCGGCCCTGATTTCATACTGGTTATGAAAAACACAATCAGCGGTGGATACAAAAACGGGTTTTTAACTATTTTAGGAATAACATCAGGAATAGTTATTCATACCTTGACCGCCATTTTTGGCATTTGCATTCTCTCTCAAAATCCAACACTGTTTAAAATTGTGAAAACTGTCGGTTCTCTATACCTGATATATATAGGAATTTCCGGATTTTATCAGATGAAAAAACAACAGGAAAGTCTCAATATAGAGGAAGAAAAAAACACACCTGCAAAAAAAAGTTTCAGGGAAGGTTTCTTCTGCAATATATTAAATCCAAAGCTTCCTCTAATTTTACTGGGAATATTTACACAGTTAATTCCTCCTCAAACACCAACCCACATTAAAATTCTATTCGGAATGGAAATCGTAGCTACAAGTTTCATAATGTGGAACATAGTCTCTCTGCTCCTCGGCAATAAATACATCCTCAGCAAATTAACAAAAATAGAAAAAGAAATTCTGTTTATGGCAAACCTTGTTTTAATACTTCTCGGAGGATATGAGTTGACATTTTAG
- a CDS encoding HAD-IIA family hydrolase, which translates to MAEIAFLLDLEGTLVKDKSYTPFPEALEFTEKLDSMGIPWIVATNNSTEKPLELIEILKGKGFNVNEQKLLSPSFLAVDTLKKEGIKSIYFLGTEKIKSFFQESGFKVKDDYKVDAVVVGRDKEVNFKKLKTATSAIVLNKAKLYSYHMNRIILDRDGFVSPSVGAIATCLSYAGNCPIVSFGKPSKLYFERAFELVGIKDPAKIYMVSDDPFSDLAGGKETVGFKTVFVLSGKYSSPDILDSIDENLRPDYVFKNIKECERLLK; encoded by the coding sequence ATGGCTGAAATAGCATTCCTGCTTGACCTTGAAGGAACACTGGTAAAAGACAAATCTTACACACCATTCCCGGAAGCTCTTGAATTCACAGAAAAACTTGACTCCATGGGAATACCGTGGATAGTTGCAACCAATAATTCAACAGAAAAACCTTTAGAACTCATAGAGATTCTTAAAGGCAAAGGTTTTAATGTAAATGAACAAAAACTATTATCTCCATCATTCCTCGCAGTAGATACGCTTAAGAAAGAAGGTATCAAATCCATCTACTTCCTTGGAACAGAGAAAATAAAATCATTTTTTCAAGAAAGTGGTTTTAAAGTAAAAGACGATTATAAAGTCGATGCAGTTGTGGTAGGAAGAGATAAAGAGGTTAATTTTAAAAAACTAAAAACTGCCACATCAGCGATTGTATTAAATAAAGCGAAACTTTACTCATACCACATGAACAGAATAATTCTTGATAGAGATGGTTTTGTAAGTCCCAGCGTTGGTGCAATAGCAACATGTCTTTCGTATGCAGGAAATTGCCCTATTGTATCCTTTGGCAAACCGTCAAAACTCTACTTTGAAAGGGCATTTGAACTTGTAGGAATAAAAGACCCTGCAAAAATTTATATGGTAAGTGATGATCCTTTCTCAGACCTTGCAGGCGGCAAAGAAACAGTCGGTTTTAAAACAGTTTTCGTCCTTTCCGGAAAATACTCATCACCGGATATACTTGACTCCATAGATGAAAATTTAAGGCCGGACTATGTGTTTAAAAACATCAAAGAATGTGAAAGGTTACTCAAATGA
- the fliN gene encoding flagellar motor switch protein FliN → MTEEKQNQPQQETEQNQTTENQQSSEPSQEDLAAQWEQALAQQQTESGEQQEGRDEASANTTTETPAEDVMADWSQALAEQQATEKMACPELEKMELLADIPVEISVEVGNTEMKLEDILNLHPNSIVELDRHINEPVDIKVNGKLVAKGELYVVEDQYGIKITQIVTPEERLKLIDY, encoded by the coding sequence ATGACAGAAGAGAAGCAAAACCAACCTCAACAGGAAACGGAACAGAACCAGACGACAGAAAATCAGCAGAGCAGTGAACCTTCCCAAGAGGACCTTGCTGCCCAATGGGAACAAGCACTTGCCCAACAACAGACGGAATCAGGAGAGCAGCAAGAGGGAAGGGACGAAGCCTCTGCAAATACGACTACCGAAACACCTGCTGAAGACGTAATGGCTGACTGGTCTCAAGCACTGGCAGAGCAGCAGGCAACCGAAAAGATGGCCTGTCCCGAGCTTGAAAAAATGGAGCTTTTAGCCGATATCCCGGTGGAAATTTCTGTGGAGGTTGGCAATACAGAAATGAAGCTGGAAGATATTCTTAATCTTCATCCTAACAGTATAGTAGAACTTGACAGACATATAAACGAACCAGTTGATATAAAAGTAAATGGGAAACTTGTTGCAAAAGGCGAGCTATACGTGGTAGAAGACCAATACGGAATAAAAATAACACAGATAGTAACCCCCGAAGAACGTTTGAAACTCATAGATTACTAA
- the fliM gene encoding flagellar motor switch protein FliM — protein sequence MAEDFLSQEEIDALLGEDKSDKEESFEAQKIRPFDFSELEQIKKGDVPGLELIFERWIKIFSERIRTLVPRISMVSKDSIYITKFDNFMSKIPLPSSYSIVSMKPLKENFLFVLDSRLVFVIISVMFGGPAKPFKVEGRDFTRLETKIISDFVDIALETFESIWKEFYLVKIELKSIELNPSLARIVSPNDKVIVVECNMDIEGYEAPFFFCFPQDLFLPIKDMIFSETGFTKKDPIWDRELIRKLKHLKLNLHLELERKKVKVKELINWQVGDKISLSVMKGDEILLYVEDRPKFKAKMGKIKDKYAALITDIAIERNGNDRREAKPTSTGNGTEPDDRKSAEQ from the coding sequence GTGGCAGAAGATTTCCTCTCCCAGGAAGAGATAGATGCTCTCCTTGGGGAAGATAAAAGCGATAAGGAAGAAAGTTTTGAAGCCCAGAAAATAAGACCTTTTGACTTTTCTGAACTCGAACAGATAAAAAAGGGAGATGTTCCGGGCCTGGAGCTAATATTTGAACGCTGGATCAAAATTTTTAGTGAAAGGATAAGAACACTGGTTCCAAGAATTTCTATGGTAAGTAAAGACAGTATTTACATAACAAAATTTGATAACTTTATGTCAAAAATCCCCCTTCCCTCAAGTTACAGTATAGTAAGCATGAAGCCTTTAAAAGAAAATTTTCTTTTTGTCCTGGATTCACGACTGGTATTTGTAATTATAAGCGTTATGTTCGGTGGGCCTGCCAAGCCATTTAAAGTAGAAGGTAGAGACTTTACAAGACTTGAAACAAAAATCATTAGTGATTTCGTCGATATAGCTCTCGAAACATTTGAAAGTATCTGGAAAGAGTTTTACCTGGTAAAAATAGAGCTGAAATCAATAGAGCTAAACCCTTCGCTTGCAAGAATCGTATCACCTAACGACAAAGTTATAGTAGTGGAATGCAACATGGATATCGAAGGCTATGAAGCACCTTTCTTTTTCTGTTTTCCTCAGGATCTATTTTTGCCGATAAAAGATATGATCTTCTCCGAAACAGGCTTTACTAAAAAAGATCCAATATGGGATAGAGAACTTATAAGAAAACTCAAACATCTAAAGCTCAACTTACACCTTGAACTGGAAAGGAAAAAGGTTAAAGTTAAGGAACTCATTAACTGGCAGGTTGGGGATAAAATTTCCCTTTCCGTAATGAAGGGAGACGAAATTCTTCTTTACGTTGAAGACAGACCCAAATTTAAAGCCAAAATGGGTAAAATAAAAGATAAATATGCAGCACTTATAACAGACATAGCTATTGAGAGGAACGGAAATGACAGAAGAGAAGCAAAACCAACCTCAACAGGAAACGGAACAGAACCAGACGACAGAAAATCAGCAGAGCAGTGA